In the genome of Flaviflexus ciconiae, one region contains:
- a CDS encoding phage portal protein family protein — MSEIGYAVPAAGSMGGWNTLTQADDEENLDLQFPQSTSVFKRMRREETQLQTVLKAVKLPILRSNWRLNADGVDPEVTTFVAQNLGLPVDGQTDGKRLRSRGRFSWLEHLRLALTSLDFGFAFFEQVYEARDDGRLWIRKLGYRPQATIAQINVAADGGLVSVEQGLDGGRNAKIPVNRLVAYVNEREGAAWSGTSVLRSSYKYWLLKDRLLRVQAMTVERNGLGIPVVTAPPRDDGPYGDDAQLVAREKQQIAEGQKIASGLRAGETAGASLPHGSDLKLLGVQGQLPDAAEPIKYYDEQMAKSALAHFLTLGTQTGSWALGTTFADFFTMSLQTVAKQIAETATAHIIEDLVDLNFGETVPAPSIVFDEIGSQTPPTAQALQSLVQTGVIRPDDALEEFMRNRFGLPAADTGTAREFKGTIMSPKEADHEQDL, encoded by the coding sequence ATGTCGGAAATCGGGTACGCCGTTCCCGCTGCTGGAAGCATGGGTGGCTGGAACACACTGACGCAAGCTGACGATGAAGAGAATCTTGACCTCCAGTTCCCGCAATCCACGAGCGTGTTCAAACGGATGCGGCGTGAAGAAACACAACTCCAAACTGTCTTGAAGGCGGTCAAGCTCCCGATCTTGCGGTCGAACTGGCGGCTGAACGCTGACGGCGTGGACCCTGAAGTGACTACCTTTGTGGCACAAAACTTGGGGCTCCCTGTCGATGGGCAGACGGATGGGAAGCGACTCCGGTCGCGTGGCAGGTTCTCCTGGCTGGAACACCTCCGGCTAGCCCTGACCAGCCTCGACTTTGGGTTCGCCTTCTTCGAGCAAGTCTATGAAGCCCGGGACGATGGGCGGCTGTGGATCCGGAAACTCGGCTACCGGCCCCAGGCAACAATCGCGCAAATCAACGTTGCAGCCGATGGCGGGCTTGTCTCCGTTGAGCAAGGACTCGATGGTGGACGTAACGCGAAGATCCCCGTCAACCGGCTCGTGGCCTACGTGAATGAGCGTGAGGGTGCGGCCTGGTCAGGCACCTCCGTCCTGCGAAGCTCTTACAAATACTGGTTGCTGAAAGACCGTCTCCTGAGAGTCCAGGCCATGACCGTGGAACGAAACGGTCTCGGCATCCCTGTCGTGACCGCACCTCCCCGTGATGACGGACCCTACGGGGATGATGCGCAGCTCGTCGCACGCGAGAAACAGCAGATCGCGGAAGGACAGAAGATCGCGTCCGGGCTACGTGCAGGAGAGACCGCCGGCGCATCACTCCCACATGGCAGTGACCTGAAGCTTCTGGGCGTGCAGGGTCAGTTGCCGGACGCAGCCGAACCCATCAAGTACTACGACGAGCAGATGGCCAAATCGGCGTTGGCGCATTTCTTGACGCTCGGGACGCAGACCGGTTCGTGGGCTCTCGGCACAACGTTTGCGGACTTCTTCACCATGTCGTTACAGACGGTGGCGAAGCAGATCGCGGAAACCGCGACAGCTCACATTATTGAAGACCTCGTGGACCTGAACTTCGGTGAAACTGTTCCGGCACCCTCGATCGTGTTTGACGAGATTGGTTCACAAACGCCTCCGACCGCGCAAGCTTTGCAGTCGCTGGTCCAGACCGGAGTGATCCGGCCCGACGATGCCCTAGAGGAATTCATGCGGAACAGGTTCGGGCTCCCCGCTGCCGACACTGGGACGGCAAGGGAATTCAAAGGAACAATCATGAGCCCGAAGGAGGCAGACCATGAGCAAGACCTATAG
- a CDS encoding head maturation protease, ClpP-related: MSKTYRPNNDWFQITNTTEGGRSTARLDIYDEIGYWGTDTQTVARQLRGLEADQLDVHINSNGGDAFAGIAIMNILRDFPGDVTVTIDGIAASAASVIAMCGDKIVMNRGSQMMIHDASGFCYGDAAEMAKMIESLDVVSDSIADVYAGRAGGTREQWREVMKSEQWYRAEEAVTAGLADEVADSEEAEISNQRLMIFNHAGRDEAPAPFMPQTTHEDFQAEPGKPKENTRKEDTMSDALKNGIRERLGMTAQVADITDDMFLAALDEALNEGDTKVEAHLPEGTSLIETAVLEQIQADATAGRAALEAQETAAREARVDAAVKAGKIPPARREHWLNALKADEEGAGAVLDSLEPGLIPLAAVGVDHDPEMTEDDKTYNALFGEKKKEA, from the coding sequence ATGAGCAAGACCTATAGACCGAACAATGACTGGTTTCAGATCACCAACACAACCGAGGGTGGGCGCTCGACCGCGCGCCTCGATATATATGACGAGATCGGGTACTGGGGCACGGATACACAGACTGTCGCACGGCAGCTCCGAGGACTCGAAGCCGATCAGCTTGACGTGCATATCAACTCCAACGGAGGGGATGCCTTCGCGGGGATCGCGATCATGAACATCCTCCGTGACTTCCCCGGTGACGTGACCGTGACGATCGACGGGATCGCGGCAAGTGCAGCGTCTGTGATCGCGATGTGTGGCGACAAGATTGTCATGAATCGTGGGTCACAGATGATGATCCACGACGCATCAGGATTCTGTTACGGCGACGCAGCAGAGATGGCGAAGATGATCGAATCTCTCGACGTTGTCTCTGACTCAATCGCGGATGTCTATGCTGGCCGCGCTGGCGGGACACGTGAGCAGTGGCGCGAGGTGATGAAGTCCGAGCAGTGGTATCGCGCTGAGGAAGCAGTCACTGCCGGCCTAGCTGATGAAGTTGCTGACAGCGAAGAGGCTGAGATCTCGAATCAACGTCTCATGATTTTTAACCATGCGGGGCGAGACGAGGCTCCTGCTCCGTTCATGCCGCAGACGACGCACGAAGATTTCCAGGCCGAGCCTGGGAAACCCAAAGAAAACACAAGAAAGGAAGACACTATGTCTGACGCTCTGAAGAACGGGATCCGCGAACGGCTCGGCATGACCGCCCAGGTCGCCGACATCACGGATGACATGTTCCTCGCAGCCCTCGATGAAGCTCTCAACGAAGGCGACACCAAGGTTGAAGCTCATCTGCCTGAAGGCACCTCACTCATCGAGACCGCTGTCCTCGAACAGATCCAGGCTGACGCGACTGCCGGCCGAGCGGCTCTCGAAGCACAGGAAACCGCAGCGCGCGAGGCTCGAGTAGATGCTGCAGTAAAGGCTGGGAAGATCCCGCCCGCTCGTCGTGAACATTGGCTCAACGCGCTCAAGGCTGACGAGGAAGGTGCAGGTGCGGTCCTGGACTCGCTCGAACCTGGCCTGATCCCGCTCGCTGCGGTGGGTGTCGATCATGACCCTGAAATGACCGAAGACGACAAAACCTACAACGCCCTGTTCGGCGAGAAGAAGAAGGAGGCCTAG
- a CDS encoding capsid cement protein, protein MADYLPLYRPGHTVTFNVSADVVGGQPVEVGDADWSVQPAAAGSTTVVGVAGHDAAVGDKLTVEVGKVIHEFVASGAVARGAKLAAAADGKVATAAEGGLWLALNSVSDGGLVAALQL, encoded by the coding sequence ATGGCTGATTACCTGCCCCTGTACCGTCCCGGTCACACCGTGACGTTCAATGTGTCCGCTGACGTGGTCGGTGGACAGCCCGTCGAAGTTGGTGACGCTGACTGGTCCGTCCAGCCTGCAGCGGCTGGCTCAACCACCGTGGTTGGTGTGGCCGGTCACGATGCCGCGGTTGGTGACAAGCTGACCGTTGAGGTCGGCAAGGTCATCCACGAGTTCGTAGCTTCTGGCGCTGTCGCTCGTGGAGCGAAGCTTGCGGCCGCGGCTGATGGCAAGGTTGCGACCGCTGCTGAGGGTGGCCTGTGGCTTGCCCTGAATTCTGTTTCCGATGGTGGCCTTGTGGCCGCGCTCCAGCTCTAA
- a CDS encoding phage major capsid protein produces the protein MAVYPMTQSQVSAATSDQVLTFLQRPTLVARRLSEILAAQQFLSLFLLTGRFPIQGGAIAVPKNESIRTKRGTTTVAPGAEYQLTTMNDREYDIYTSSKEGIATEVTDEEVSRSAMQPIQDALAFLQTEMIFSADDVAMGVIASSVTQSHTGATWDNGKAVLADAEAVKAKARALRLGYQIDTAVLPGELYAAVLPELIEILPSSADNAVTGAFPTIGGITWVSDDTGTLSDPLFVDRQRLGGVARESIQSPGYAAVGNDTGVEIKTFRVEGADKTRIQARNPHVPIVTNPLAGYVVGGVS, from the coding sequence ATGGCTGTTTACCCTATGACTCAGAGCCAGGTGTCCGCGGCGACGTCGGACCAGGTTCTGACCTTCCTGCAGCGTCCCACTCTCGTGGCACGCCGACTGTCTGAGATCCTTGCAGCTCAGCAGTTCCTGTCCCTGTTCCTCCTCACCGGCCGATTCCCGATCCAGGGTGGTGCGATCGCAGTTCCGAAGAACGAGTCGATCCGCACCAAGCGTGGCACGACCACTGTGGCTCCCGGTGCGGAATACCAGCTCACCACGATGAACGATCGTGAATACGACATCTACACTTCCAGCAAGGAAGGCATCGCAACCGAGGTCACCGATGAGGAAGTGTCGCGCTCCGCGATGCAGCCCATCCAGGACGCGCTCGCATTCCTCCAGACGGAGATGATCTTCTCCGCTGACGATGTCGCCATGGGCGTCATCGCCTCTTCAGTCACCCAGTCCCACACGGGCGCGACGTGGGATAACGGGAAGGCTGTCCTTGCGGATGCGGAAGCTGTGAAGGCGAAGGCCCGGGCACTGCGCCTCGGTTACCAGATCGACACCGCGGTCCTGCCCGGTGAACTCTACGCAGCTGTCCTGCCTGAGCTTATCGAGATCCTGCCCTCGTCAGCAGACAACGCTGTGACCGGTGCGTTCCCCACCATTGGTGGGATCACGTGGGTCTCGGACGACACCGGCACCCTGTCGGATCCGCTGTTCGTGGACCGTCAACGTCTGGGCGGGGTCGCTCGTGAGAGTATCCAGTCACCGGGCTATGCGGCTGTCGGTAACGATACGGGCGTTGAGATCAAGACGTTCCGCGTCGAAGGTGCAGACAAGACCCGCATCCAGGCGCGTAACCCTCACGTCCCGATCGTCACGAATCCTCTCGCGGGATATGTGGTGGGAGGTGTGTCCTAA
- a CDS encoding phage tail tube protein produces the protein MAEGTSAILAGAPVDATGGVLTAPIGTTGPTSAIDAIADFIKTGFVGEDGITKTVDASDEKIKAWGGSTVKIVRSEHSVTYAFTFLESANATVLKLIHGEENVIITPPTADHGGQVEIRERGELIERQEFVFDMKDGKTRIREFVPDGQLSHTGDVQFVHSAIISYTVTIEAFPDGDGVKAYSYMDDGATTAA, from the coding sequence ATGGCAGAAGGAACCTCTGCAATTCTGGCAGGAGCCCCAGTCGATGCGACCGGTGGAGTCCTGACTGCACCGATCGGAACGACCGGACCCACCTCAGCAATCGACGCGATCGCGGACTTCATCAAGACAGGTTTTGTCGGTGAAGACGGCATCACGAAGACTGTTGATGCGTCTGACGAAAAGATCAAGGCATGGGGCGGCTCCACAGTGAAGATCGTCCGATCTGAACACTCGGTCACCTATGCGTTCACTTTCCTAGAGTCGGCGAACGCAACCGTTCTCAAGCTTATCCACGGTGAAGAAAACGTCATCATCACGCCTCCCACGGCGGATCATGGCGGGCAGGTTGAGATTCGTGAACGCGGGGAACTCATCGAACGCCAAGAATTCGTGTTTGACATGAAGGACGGGAAAACCCGGATCCGTGAATTCGTCCCAGATGGGCAGCTGTCCCATACAGGCGATGTGCAGTTCGTGCACTCCGCGATCATTTCCTACACCGTGACCATCGAGGCGTTCCCCGATGGTGATGGCGTGAAGGCCTACAGCTACATGGACGACGGCGCGACTACCGCCGCCTAA
- a CDS encoding peptidoglycan DD-metalloendopeptidase family protein, whose amino-acid sequence MAKGIELATAYVSLAIESSDLAKTIGTQFGDVERRVAPKAGKSIGKAMAKGFEAEAPDLTRLERDFEDAQKRIVQAEERATTEQENLARKVEIAQQKKTEAVEKYGEESSQALTAIDRLIIAEQKLEAASMKAEDEQRKLNLALEDSEKKLKAAKDETDDLSDSAEDSGKKWGRFKDSLDKALTGDFSGAFDNLKKTANQSADDVGESFTEMGSESGTGFSGKFSSGVAGAIGGLIAAAGIGTIISDAIFDSMDDEKNADRMQASLGLSEADAQAYADIVSDIYSEGWGSDKSEVQSGIESFLSWSPELKADSDALDDVTTKALALSDAFALDVADSAQIAGQMVMSGLAGDTAEALDLLAAGMQKVPVSLRDEYTDAIQEYAPHLASLGFTGEHAFSLLASSAEMGQYGIDKTGDAMKEFAIRATDGSKASEEAYDLIGLKSDEMANAILAGGDDAAIALGKITNGLLDIEDPAEQAEAAIALFGTPLEDLGVENIPEFLEGIDGMYHGLGDVDGRAQDVADTLSDNTSTEVEKVKRGFSEWSTEIGDNLIVKLKDGYEWIDEKIGPVIQWLSDEIIPPVVDAFTNIWETLEEEVFPALQELWRVLQEDLGPSFTMFKDLVVLSWDLIWGAISLAWDLISGVFTSIVQFLSGDFSGAWETIKDTVVGVWDTIWNKIKGIWNDNIYPFLAKVGGWFVENLQGPIETVVEKIGDAWNWLTDLFKTPINWIIDYVINGAVRPVVNTVASALGLDWQMGEVSRIAMSSPSRSARRVGGPQTGGTLTSNRAFADGGFAAPGWALVGEEGPELVNFLRPGRVYTADETAEAFRAMTTGTPGDLQRAAGSSPASSLLPMGDNKDPSVFDRIGGAWSDIWRGTWSAVTNVAGKAIEFVRGALGDAAALALNPVKGAIRDNVGIPFVRDGFINRIDSVINWVKGVDEGKGSINGVPVTDVISPILEDLRAAGAYGSQYADQIAALTTSGSARPVTGGVLTSLFGPRWGGFHAGIDWAVPVGTPVRAWRDGVITNQGWDTLAGRTGFGKVLAHAGGFGSYYGHLSRLLGFPGDRVRAGDVIGYSGNTGNSTGPHLHFEISKGGPHNVVNPLRYLFDSGGGWSRVRLWCRTRPTGRKRSCHQPKQMRSWLWLRPPLNDETRSRGHLFSRLVNESSRPTWMSVLNCRM is encoded by the coding sequence GTGGCAAAAGGTATCGAACTCGCGACCGCATACGTTTCTCTTGCGATTGAATCGTCAGATCTCGCGAAGACGATCGGCACACAATTCGGTGACGTTGAGCGACGGGTTGCTCCCAAGGCTGGTAAGAGCATTGGGAAGGCGATGGCGAAGGGTTTCGAGGCGGAAGCCCCGGACCTTACGAGACTGGAGCGTGACTTCGAGGACGCCCAGAAGCGGATCGTTCAGGCTGAGGAACGTGCCACCACCGAGCAGGAAAACCTTGCCCGTAAGGTTGAGATCGCGCAGCAGAAGAAAACTGAAGCGGTCGAGAAGTACGGCGAGGAATCCAGCCAGGCACTGACTGCGATCGACCGGCTGATCATTGCTGAGCAGAAGCTCGAAGCCGCCAGCATGAAGGCGGAAGACGAGCAGCGCAAACTCAACCTCGCGCTCGAGGATTCTGAGAAGAAGCTCAAGGCCGCGAAAGACGAAACTGACGATCTGAGCGATAGTGCTGAAGACTCGGGCAAAAAGTGGGGCCGATTCAAAGACTCGCTCGACAAAGCCCTAACCGGCGACTTTTCGGGTGCGTTCGACAACCTGAAAAAGACCGCCAACCAGTCAGCAGATGATGTGGGTGAGTCTTTCACTGAGATGGGGTCCGAGTCCGGGACCGGCTTCTCTGGTAAATTCTCCTCTGGTGTGGCTGGCGCGATCGGCGGCCTCATCGCCGCTGCGGGGATTGGGACGATCATCTCGGACGCCATCTTCGACAGCATGGATGACGAGAAGAACGCCGACCGTATGCAAGCCAGTCTTGGCTTGTCTGAGGCAGATGCGCAGGCTTACGCCGATATCGTTTCTGACATTTACTCTGAGGGCTGGGGATCCGACAAGAGCGAAGTGCAGTCCGGCATCGAATCGTTCCTTTCATGGTCGCCCGAACTAAAGGCCGACTCGGATGCCCTAGATGACGTGACCACAAAGGCACTCGCACTCTCGGACGCATTCGCCTTGGACGTCGCGGATTCAGCCCAGATCGCAGGACAAATGGTCATGAGCGGACTGGCCGGGGACACGGCTGAAGCCCTCGACCTTCTTGCCGCAGGCATGCAGAAAGTCCCCGTCTCACTCCGCGACGAATACACGGACGCAATTCAGGAGTACGCGCCGCACCTGGCGAGCCTGGGTTTTACTGGCGAACACGCATTTTCCCTACTCGCGTCCAGCGCCGAAATGGGGCAGTACGGCATTGATAAAACCGGTGACGCGATGAAGGAGTTCGCGATCCGGGCAACCGACGGGTCCAAAGCCTCCGAGGAGGCCTATGACCTCATTGGGCTCAAATCTGATGAGATGGCTAATGCAATCCTCGCTGGCGGTGACGATGCTGCAATTGCCCTTGGGAAGATCACGAACGGGCTGCTCGATATCGAAGATCCGGCCGAGCAGGCTGAAGCCGCTATAGCCCTCTTTGGAACCCCACTTGAAGACCTAGGAGTTGAGAATATCCCTGAGTTCCTGGAGGGAATCGACGGGATGTACCACGGGCTAGGTGACGTTGACGGCCGGGCCCAGGATGTCGCTGACACGCTCTCGGATAACACCTCTACCGAGGTTGAGAAGGTTAAGCGCGGCTTCTCGGAGTGGTCGACGGAGATCGGTGACAACCTCATCGTGAAGCTCAAGGACGGCTATGAGTGGATCGACGAGAAAATTGGTCCGGTTATCCAGTGGCTCTCCGACGAGATTATTCCTCCGGTTGTGGACGCATTCACGAACATTTGGGAGACCCTCGAGGAGGAAGTGTTCCCTGCACTGCAAGAACTTTGGCGGGTCCTCCAGGAGGATCTCGGCCCGTCGTTCACGATGTTTAAGGACCTCGTTGTTCTATCGTGGGACCTCATCTGGGGCGCAATCTCGCTCGCGTGGGATCTTATCTCCGGGGTCTTTACCTCTATCGTGCAATTCCTCTCCGGGGACTTCTCCGGCGCATGGGAGACGATCAAGGACACCGTGGTCGGCGTGTGGGACACGATCTGGAACAAGATCAAGGGGATCTGGAACGACAACATTTACCCGTTTCTTGCGAAAGTGGGCGGATGGTTTGTTGAGAACCTTCAGGGTCCGATTGAGACTGTCGTCGAGAAGATCGGTGATGCCTGGAACTGGTTGACGGACCTGTTCAAGACGCCGATCAACTGGATTATTGACTACGTGATCAACGGGGCAGTCCGGCCCGTTGTCAACACGGTCGCTTCTGCTCTCGGCCTGGACTGGCAGATGGGCGAGGTGTCGAGGATCGCCATGTCGAGCCCTTCACGGTCGGCTCGCCGCGTTGGCGGCCCTCAGACTGGTGGGACTCTCACGTCAAACCGGGCTTTCGCTGATGGCGGTTTTGCTGCTCCTGGTTGGGCTCTTGTCGGTGAAGAAGGCCCTGAGCTGGTGAACTTCTTGCGTCCCGGACGTGTCTATACGGCGGATGAGACGGCGGAGGCTTTCCGGGCCATGACCACCGGGACTCCGGGCGACCTACAACGTGCAGCGGGATCTAGCCCGGCTTCGTCGTTGCTGCCGATGGGTGACAACAAGGATCCGAGCGTGTTTGACCGTATCGGTGGTGCGTGGTCGGACATTTGGCGTGGCACGTGGTCTGCTGTCACGAATGTGGCCGGCAAGGCGATCGAGTTTGTTCGGGGCGCATTGGGCGACGCGGCCGCTCTCGCATTGAACCCAGTCAAGGGCGCGATCCGTGACAACGTCGGAATCCCGTTCGTGCGTGACGGTTTCATTAACCGGATCGACTCGGTCATTAACTGGGTTAAGGGCGTTGACGAAGGTAAGGGCTCGATCAACGGGGTCCCGGTCACGGATGTGATCAGCCCGATCCTTGAGGACCTGCGGGCGGCCGGTGCATACGGCAGCCAGTACGCTGACCAAATCGCAGCCCTCACCACCTCCGGTAGCGCCCGTCCCGTCACAGGTGGCGTACTCACGTCCCTGTTCGGTCCCCGCTGGGGCGGATTCCATGCCGGCATCGACTGGGCCGTCCCTGTTGGGACCCCCGTCCGTGCCTGGCGCGACGGTGTGATCACGAATCAGGGCTGGGATACTCTCGCGGGGCGTACCGGCTTCGGCAAGGTCCTCGCCCACGCCGGCGGATTCGGCTCCTACTACGGTCACCTCTCAAGGCTGCTTGGCTTTCCGGGTGACAGGGTTCGAGCTGGTGACGTCATCGGCTATTCCGGTAACACCGGTAACTCGACTGGCCCGCATCTGCATTTTGAGATCTCGAAGGGTGGGCCGCATAACGTGGTCAACCCGCTGCGGTATCTCTTTGATAGTGGGGGTGGTTGGAGCCGGGTGAGACTGTGGTGTCGAACCAGACCCACCGGCCGGAAGCGGTCTTGTCACCAGCCCAAACAGATGCGTTCTTGGCTCTGGCTGAGGCCGCCACTGAACGACGAGACACGTTCCCGAGGACACTTGTTCTCCAGGTTGGTGAACGAGAGTTCACGGCCTACGTGGATGAGCGTGCTGAACTGTCGCATGTGA
- a CDS encoding peptidoglycan recognition protein family protein gives MARTMKPISEWTVWDPVTGRSNVPIRPRMMTIHTAVTNSPDIYGPGLGPGRTHSHFYNPKSGKMRQHQEINRKAFADGDGNNYCVSVEHWDGYPNGAPGYWKHGSDVPPLTDSQIENDARLFAHLVKHFNLPNRIATPNNLTGLGWHRLGIKGNWRPYNPADLKTWTGNQSGVKFSNAFGKACPGDRRIDQIREIYARAQEYLTPTKPAPKPKPTPKEEKDFLMALTDNEQRELLRLARTGKDDDVKIKTAIQRLEAEVAEIKAELTDIDANTVGGKVWRTNAAMGRAEKARLEAEAAEPEEGTND, from the coding sequence ATGGCTCGCACTATGAAGCCGATTAGTGAGTGGACGGTGTGGGATCCGGTGACGGGCCGGTCCAATGTTCCAATCCGACCCCGCATGATGACGATTCATACGGCGGTCACGAACTCGCCGGATATTTATGGTCCTGGCCTGGGTCCGGGCCGCACACATTCGCATTTCTATAACCCTAAATCGGGGAAGATGCGGCAGCACCAGGAGATTAACCGGAAGGCCTTCGCGGACGGCGACGGCAACAACTACTGCGTTTCGGTGGAGCATTGGGACGGCTACCCGAATGGTGCACCGGGTTATTGGAAACATGGTAGCGATGTTCCTCCGCTGACTGATAGCCAGATTGAGAATGATGCGCGCTTGTTCGCGCACCTCGTCAAGCACTTCAATCTCCCGAACCGGATCGCCACCCCGAACAATCTCACCGGACTCGGCTGGCACCGGCTCGGAATCAAGGGCAACTGGCGACCCTATAACCCGGCTGATTTAAAGACGTGGACCGGTAACCAGTCTGGCGTGAAATTCAGCAATGCGTTCGGTAAAGCCTGTCCTGGTGATCGACGTATCGACCAGATACGAGAAATCTATGCACGCGCCCAGGAATATTTGACCCCCACTAAACCCGCTCCGAAACCGAAACCAACACCGAAAGAAGAGAAGGATTTTCTGATGGCACTCACCGACAACGAACAACGAGAGCTCCTGCGACTCGCACGCACGGGCAAGGATGATGACGTGAAGATCAAGACCGCCATCCAGCGCCTGGAAGCAGAGGTCGCGGAGATTAAGGCCGAACTGACTGACATCGACGCGAATACGGTCGGCGGGAAGGTGTGGCGCACGAATGCGGCGATGGGCCGTGCCGAAAAAGCCAGGCTAGAGGCCGAAGCAGCTGAACCGGAGGAGGGCACCAATGACTAA
- a CDS encoding DUF3800 domain-containing protein has translation MNIPVNIYCDESTHLPSDGHPFMVQGAIVCPLSESDGAHRRLIEIRQRHGLTGDFEIKWNKISPAKLSFYLDVVDYFFDDDDLGFRAVVSRKKGLDHASFDQTHDDWYYKMLFYLIRNVLPASSEAYIYLDKKDTKGGSKVDRLHQVIANARFDFDRQKIRRLQIVESHHVGLMQLADVLIGAVNYANRGLSGNVAKEEIVQRVRDRAGITLTQTTLLSATKFNLFKWTPRGEEL, from the coding sequence ATGAACATCCCAGTCAACATCTACTGTGACGAAAGCACCCATCTCCCCAGTGACGGACATCCGTTCATGGTGCAAGGCGCCATTGTCTGTCCGCTAAGCGAATCCGATGGCGCTCACCGGCGACTTATCGAAATTAGGCAACGTCATGGTCTAACAGGCGACTTTGAGATCAAGTGGAACAAGATCTCGCCAGCGAAGTTGAGCTTCTACCTCGACGTCGTCGATTACTTCTTTGATGACGACGACCTAGGGTTTAGGGCTGTGGTTTCCCGAAAGAAGGGGCTTGACCACGCATCCTTCGACCAGACTCACGATGACTGGTACTACAAGATGCTGTTCTATCTCATCCGTAATGTCCTTCCGGCCAGTAGCGAGGCATACATTTATCTGGACAAAAAGGACACTAAAGGGGGCTCTAAAGTCGACCGCCTTCATCAAGTGATCGCAAATGCCCGCTTCGATTTCGACCGTCAGAAAATTCGACGGCTCCAAATTGTCGAATCGCACCATGTCGGCTTGATGCAACTTGCGGACGTACTAATTGGCGCTGTGAACTACGCCAATCGTGGTCTCTCGGGAAATGTTGCCAAAGAGGAAATTGTGCAACGGGTGCGAGATCGCGCGGGCATTACTTTGACACAGACAACCTTGCTGAGCGCGACGAAGTTTAATCTCTTTAAGTGGACGCCAAGAGGGGAAGAGCTGTGA
- a CDS encoding tyrosine-type recombinase/integrase, translated as MARAHFGSLIKRENGTYMGRYRRHGRTYYTPTQRTKQAVRADLVKIEAAILAGEWEPPRKTRSGTAAIDTDQSWTVRAWYEAWYSRQEKAKRSPNSLRAYRSIFKVHILPDFGHLALTDVTPQVCTEKFQHVLETRSEETAKNVIRSFSACMGAAVEEGLIAENPVKVKGAMSKTPPKRNFHMITPTQLIELIDAFPEDTRAAGALGSWVSLRYGEIAALERADIDLETGVVHVTKSVKRAPNGGLSIGPPKSDAGYRSPSIPPQALPIIQYHLESFTAPALDALLFHRPRGPNGYLSDRVLRRDLNKAAMKVGLPPMRFHDLRHIGLTLFGRAGATTADLMARAGHADPATVAIYQHATATRDRELSSRMGGV; from the coding sequence ATGGCGCGAGCTCACTTCGGCAGTCTCATCAAGCGCGAGAACGGCACCTACATGGGCCGATACCGCCGCCACGGCCGCACCTACTACACGCCTACGCAACGCACAAAACAGGCCGTACGAGCAGACCTCGTCAAGATCGAGGCAGCTATTCTCGCGGGAGAATGGGAGCCACCCAGGAAGACCCGCTCGGGCACAGCTGCCATCGATACAGATCAGAGCTGGACAGTGCGGGCTTGGTATGAGGCCTGGTATTCGCGGCAGGAGAAGGCGAAGCGCTCCCCCAACAGCCTCAGAGCGTACCGCAGCATTTTCAAGGTCCATATATTGCCGGATTTCGGGCACCTCGCCCTCACTGACGTAACCCCGCAGGTATGCACGGAAAAATTTCAGCACGTCCTCGAAACCCGGTCCGAAGAAACAGCAAAAAACGTCATCAGGTCCTTCTCTGCATGTATGGGCGCAGCAGTCGAAGAAGGCCTGATAGCCGAGAACCCAGTAAAAGTGAAAGGGGCGATGAGTAAGACGCCTCCGAAACGAAATTTCCACATGATCACACCCACACAGCTCATCGAGCTGATCGACGCTTTCCCGGAAGACACTCGCGCAGCGGGGGCTCTTGGATCATGGGTCTCACTTCGCTACGGCGAGATCGCCGCGCTCGAACGCGCTGACATTGATCTGGAAACTGGAGTTGTGCACGTGACCAAGAGCGTCAAGCGCGCACCAAACGGCGGCCTGTCGATTGGTCCACCCAAGTCAGATGCTGGCTATCGTTCCCCTTCCATCCCACCTCAGGCGCTCCCGATTATTCAGTACCATCTTGAGAGCTTTACTGCGCCAGCTCTCGACGCATTGCTCTTTCACCGGCCGCGCGGCCCAAACGGCTACCTATCCGACCGGGTGTTGCGTCGGGATCTCAATAAAGCCGCGATGAAGGTTGGACTACCTCCGATGAGATTCCACGACCTCCGCCATATTGGGCTCACGTTGTTTGGCAGGGCGGGTGCGACAACAGCTGATCTCATGGCTCGTGCGGGGCACGCTGATCCTGCGACTGTTGCCATTTATCAACATGCGACGGCTACGCGGGATAGGGAGCTGTCCTCGCGGATGGGCGGAGTCTAA